The nucleotide sequence GCAGGTACCTGCCTGACCTGCACAAAAGATTAACGCTAACTACTGATCATTGTTTAAACACTGGTGTGAAACCTATACAGTCAGAGAGGACGGGTGACTTCATCTTTGATCAAGTTGGTGACGTGATCTTACTGGTCCAGGTCGAAGTAGATGCGCTGGTTGGTGGAAACATTCCTcttcagtgaaaacacaactttgcCTGGTTCTCGCAAGTCCCAGCAAAGCATCTCTGGGTCCTAAACATccgacaaacacaaacaatcaaatGTTTGTTAAGGGCTGCAGACTAAACAGAACGCTCTGATCCACAAAGACGACAAATAATAACTGTACAGTATGTTCcgtactggactataaggtgcactggactataaggcgcaccctcaataatttgtttcataatttattacatatataaggtgcatacaataaaaaatacataaaatttatttgataaactgcagtggctgtagttgcgcaatctgtccactagatagagccgcgctgctcagacagtcatgattgcattcatgactccctgactacctttgaatggcccttATTGTTATGTcgataagccattctgagcctcatcaaggaaaactgatcacttgatcactttgccatcgtagaaagaagtcaacacgcatattaaaaaacctgacattaaaaactggttaaattcattacgagtgcaggcagtgcgaacagagcggattatttcctgttctgaagttcgaagcagatatttaagctccgacattcgtcttatttattaattaaatattgttttgatcgatcggtagtccagtcggaggtgaggtgcagctatctgctgctgtgtgtcctaaccAATTTTTTACTagattttaatgtcaggctgctaatttactggcaaatgtgatgctgttttactcctagaactgactttaacgtcggtgtctcaccgccgtgaatctcacagcgcgtcgctgcagacagaatacacaagcctgaacgcgcccctctgccccccagagctatcaactacatttgtaaatcaattgcagcacacccgttggcacctttgtctaacagtgactctgctcttgaaatttcagaaaaggctgtaagttcagctttgagggtctttcattcacctttatgccagtttctccgtgtgtttccacagactaatagaatggaccgtcactagattccagatgacagcacaatggcattttaagaccaattaagtttaaagtgggttatttccgacgccaaatagttagaaaatactgagatcagtcagtcagtccaactttattaatagaattgttaaaagttccttatgttttgctacgtagtcaccggtgctcctacagtctgctctaccgtctgagagcagctccgtcagagccgggacttcggtgatgccccttgactactgttgttaggggcctaggcccgagtgccttgtgagggtgctcctctggtggcggagtgcggcatgactggcggccagactgccggctttttttcagcgatcatgtttttaaccaatattaatatgaatattaatccatatataagacacaccggattataaggcgccctaggggtttatgagaaaattttaggcttttaggtgcgccttatagtgcggaaaatacggtaagtAAAACTCCAAGCTTAAATAATAGAGGAAACTTAACTAGATGAAGATCACCTGTGAAAGAAGATCTTAATCATTACCGACCAATGAACTGaaactgattaaattaaaaatccctgagtaaaacaaatatcaaatacaacacatcaccgctttgaagcgggatgtaaaatcaaatgtttttccaACCACTTGAAATACaaccttgtttttttgtttttctttttcaaaaggcTTATTTCAGATCCAAACCAACGTGTTAATCcaccaaaataacaaacaaattcaaataaattgaTCAAGGCTGCGGTCGACAAGTCTTCTTCCTCTGGTGGCCGAGGAGAGCGGAGAAGAACAGAAAACGTCAGCTTCCTGTCAGACGGAGCAGTTTGACGGAAAGGTCAAGAgctgaaattattttacaataagATTAATGTTGATTTTACGCCAGAGGCGAATATACGGTATGTTTGTCCTCCGTCAGTAGATGAAGCTGTTGTTCAGCTTCATCTACTGCAGGATTACGCTATGGGGAagtactgaaaaacaaaacccaaaataaacCTTTACGCAGGCTCACTGTTGATAACTGTCTAGTAGTCGtcgccccccaaaaaaagtacATCACCTAAATCGTCCTACGATGGCTGACCTCTGCAACGCTGTTGTGAAAATCCAGCAAATctttttgactttgacttttgtgGGGATGCCAGAAACGCTAATCAGATTCATTACATGCTAACTCAGGCCATTAAGGCAAAAAAACCTGGCATAAAAAGCTGTAAATCAATTCCGGAATGCGGCAAAGTCAGTTTATATCTGAAGAAAACAGGAGATCATTCAGACGAAGCAGCATCAGTAACCCCCAGGTCTCTTTCTCTACATGCTgttgtgcgtctgtgtgtgtgtgtgtgtttgtgttcaccttGCGCCCACCGGTGTACAGGTAGTTGCCGTCAGGGGAGAAGAGCAGATGGGTGAGCCCCCCGTGGTGCCGGGTTGGCAGCAGAGCCAGCAGGGTGCCGTCTTGGCAGGAGTAGAGGCCGGCGCAGCGCGAGTACGAGCCACAGGCGTAAACAGACTGGCAGGGGCTGAAGCCAAAGCAGGAGATGATGCCACTTTGGCCCTGCTTCTTCACTGCAGCACACAAGAGTGGCATTTGGCAGAGTTTATAGCCTTTTAAAAGGGTTACGAGGCAACTCCCAGTCACTCAAACACTGATTACGTCATCAAGAGGAAAATATTTTCCCCCCTAAAACTACACATTTGGATCATCTGGTTCTTTTTAACTTCCTCTTtaccttgtattttttttggctCAAAAAGCTGAACAAACATTTGGCAATGTCCTCACACGGACAACATAACCTCTTTTTTGAGATTAAACGTACATTTATGCATAAATTGCAGTTATTAGTCATCAAGCTGAGCTGTTGGAGCCAAAGAGACAAGACAACGGAGGCAGTAAAGTTGTGTGTTTAGCTGCCAGAACAGCAGAGTTGATGCCTACTTACTATCAAAGAGAGTGAAATTACTCCTCCAGGCATTTTGCATTTCTTATGAGGCCtcctttatttttatgctttaaaaaTAATGGAGGATATCAGAAAGCTTGAAAACGAAAAACTATCTGTTGACGTTTTCATGATTTGGTATAGTTCGCCCCATTAATCGCAAAAGGATGGCGACACAAAAACCTGCTGACAAACAGAGTTGTTTGAAATGCGTGACATAAAATAGCAATTCTTCACAGTAAACattctgttcttttatttttgtcagacaTACATAATAAAActctttgttggtttgttcaaGGAGACTTGAGTCTAAAAAGATGTGACAGACAGCgaaacaaaacagcacaaaaacaacaaacttcacattatttttttcccccacaatgTCCCGGTTGAGTTGTTTGCGTTTGATTTTCTAAGAATATGCTTGTGATTCTCATTGTTTTACTGACAAAATTTGAGGCATCTTTTACCGCCGGCAGTTTTCACAACTGGCCATTTTCTAATGTTAATGATGTCAAGGATTCAATTTTAGTAATGCGTCCTTTTTAAGTCAACATTATCCTGTTTCTTTCCAGGAAAAGGTTTCCTAACTATCTGggtatgtttgttttatttctgtattgtttctgtgattttattccttgcatgttatttatttattttactatttttcccattagaTTTCTCTTATtatctgaagaaaaacagatgGAATGATTCTTCAGCTTAGCAGAAAGtgtctgatgatgatgtcaatTTAAGAAACTCATCCAGACATGGAACAGGTTTTGATTTGAATATTAATTTTGAATCATGTCTGACTCACTCAGCTTTTTATCCATTTTAAGTTTGAGAATGGGTTGTGATTGTTTAATTGGTTTTACCGGATGAAACTGAGGCACCCAGAGGTTCTGAGTGCCACAGATCCTCTGGGGAATGTTGGAGCCATCTAGCAGCTCCTTCCCTCCATTACCATTTCTCCCATTTACTCGGGTCATACAGTCGAACGAAAAGGCAGCACAACCCGTCCAATAAACAGAATGTTTCCACTGTAATttgaaagtaaaagaaaaaacactgcggaaacttgtttcttttttttgaaggtGAAAAAGGGAGAATTTACTGACATTTTTTACTTtccaaaaaacatttgtcatcttttttaatttttatttaggTCACAGATATTGTTTGGAAACAGTGATTTCACCATAACTCATAAGTGGAATTTTAATGGATTCAAAGAACTAATCTGAAAAAAAGGTCAGTCACGTGTTTTGTGAAGTGGTTGTGAGATTATCATTCAAATAATACAAATCCATCAGCATGCTTCAAACGGCTAATGTCTGACCTATGGTGGGCCGCTCCTCACAGTCTCGTCCAGGTCGATCAGTGTAGAAGACCCGGACCGTTTTGTCAAAGCCACAGTACAGCTGCGTCCCATCGGGGGAGAAGCAGAGGGAGTGGGCGGCCGTCAGCTCGTCCAGGTGATTGTAGGGCCGGAAACTGGCTCGTACGTCCCCGTAAAAAGCATCCCACAAGTGGACCGGGTTATCGCGGCTACTGCTGGCTAAACTGTAAAGCGAGCCGTGACAAGCCAGGCAGAAAGGAATGCCAAAGAGAAGAAGGTAAATAAAGAGGACATGTGGGAAAAGATCTGTAATCCAatagagaataaaaagaaaaagatgagcgATCAAGAGTAAATCTTTATTCTCCCTGAGGACATTTTTTTACTTCTTGTTTTTACACCTAACAATTAAGGAATTCCTTATTTTAAGAGTGTAGTGAAGGAATGTAATTAGTATTTGTCTATAACAGTAAAACAAACTTGTGGATGTCTCAGCAATTCAAAACAGGCTCAAAAGAAATAGACTGCCGAGCTTCTTTTGAAATATATACGATCTATTTTTTGATTCCTTTCCATGTTTTTCTTGCTGCACCACATCCTCCTGAATGAGtttatgcattaaaaacaaatgtgtagCTCTTTGCCATACTTTACAAAGGAGACAAGCCCACTGCACAGACTTATTGATTCAAATCAGGGCCAAAGACTGAGCCATGCCTTTTTAACTCAAATTATTGGGTGCTGAATAAATGCCGAAACATCTCTGCCACTAAATTAGACAAAGGAAATTAGCccctactgctgctgctgtgttctgttaTGGCCCCTCTGAGCCACAGCTTTATGCCAGAGCAGGGAAATGCCCAATTATAATGCTAGACTGCTGCTAGCTTGGAGCGATGCCTAGAACTCAGTGCAACTTAACCGAGCCAGAACAGGGGCCCTTATTCCCTCTCTACAGGAGGGGCAACATCAGCACATGGCTTTTGGCAGACAGAGTTCAGGcagagcggggggggggtgaggaatgAGAAACAAAACTGGAGAGGcgaacagaggaggagggagcgCGAAAGCACTGAAACAAGGTTTGCTGTAAATGCAAATGATCAATAACATAACCCCTTATCTGCCcacctcagcctttatttactgtttttctgACCACCtggctgtgccccccccctccaggagcTCCTGTCTGATACGTGACAGATatctgaggaggatgaagcctcCCTGTCATCGCCTCCTGCTggcatcttcatcctcctgacAAGTCTTTGGTAAAGACACTAACAAGTCTCTCAAGTGGTTCGATGTCCACAGGAATCGTCTGTTGATCACTGTTCTGTTTGCGCAGCTCATTTTTGGACGTGCAGCTCCTGACCCATGATACCTCTCCCATTGCAGACTGAAGAATGTCTGATGTTAGGATGGagggctgccagggctgggccTTGATCAGATGGATCTGTCGGAGGTGGAGGCTGTAagtggaggatgatgggagctGGGAGAGGACGCATACACAGTAAAAACTGTTGGCAACTTGACCCCGGCTCATTAGTAGGGCCCTACCCCTATCGCCACGGACGATACTCATTATCCATGGTGACAGCTGAGGATTACTGTTGGCTTTACTTCACAGTACACACAGAAATATTGTGATGTCATATTGGACACAGTTTGAAAGCTGGCGTGTAcacacactggaaaaaaaaaaaaaaaaagatgagatgaaaagaaaagtccCAAGACGGGGAATCATGAGGCCCTTTAGGTGTTGTCTGCACGCAGGAGAGCCGTTAGCAGGCTAAATCATGCTGAAAAGCACAACGGGCCTCAAACAGCCAAGTGGATTGCGACAGAGGCAGAAAGGATGAAGGCAGACTCTTAACTCATAATGAGAAGCATCACAAAGCTTTTATAGATTCCCTTGATGCAGACACACAATTCTCACAATGGAAGGGAGCACCACAGGGATCAGacacaaacaagacaacagGCTCTTCTGTAAATGGAGAGTCGATCAGAAATGCTTGAGCTCATACTCAAACCATGGGCTCCGGCTAGTGCCTGGCACAAACTTCCACACTGTCTAAGTGACGCTGCTGTTCACACCAGTCTAATTAATGGTGCCTGTGGGCCGCTGTGGTTCAGACGTAAGCATCTACTCACACTCGAGCTCCCATCACAATGTTCCTCTACAAGTGGCACCGGAGACACCCGAGACAGCCCAGTTCATTTTAGCCTCACATCAGCATTTCTATCTACACTCATGAACTACCTCAtgaaacatgttaacatgtttttCATAACCATTTCATGTCAATTATACAAAATCTATGATTGTTTACCACAACACCAGGTGGGCGGTATGGACTGATGTCCCTTGTGCGTAAAAGGCATTTTTTTGGCTTGTAAGGGATCAATGCAGGTAAAGAAAGTCAGGTGTTGCTACATCGCAATAAGAAATAATACTGATTATACATATGAGATTAAGTACAACCGATTTATATCTCACATTTTACTTTGTCCTAATATCAATTCTTCTTTTAAACTCTAACCCTCTTTCTCACTTCACCCCTTCAACAACAACTTACAACGGGTAGCACCTGGAATCTCCATTTAGGAAATGGACTCAACTCGTCCCATGATTACATAATAACCACAGACATCTGTGAACAGGTCTCTCACTCCCTCAGCAGTGATTTTTGAGTCATTtgagaaaataatacaaatatacaCAACTATTAGTGGTTTTTCTTCCGTCACTCTTTTTGAAGTCTGCGTCTGAAAACATTTTGCTGGGAGGGCTATCTGGTGGGCTACATGACCACTATCCTTCAATCCCCTGTAGATACGAGTCACACTATCCTATGCAGACGTACACAAAATGGAAGGTAGGGCTATGTGGTAAGGGTGGAATTGGGATTAGGATGATATGTGTTGTCAAACTAGGAAAAGCCAGGTATGCACATCCTAAACGAAGTGCCATGGAGTTGAGGCCATGCATGTTAGATCATTTAAATAGTTGTATGTGTGGCTTTGATGAACAACACGTTAAGTTTTCTGCGGATCCATCCTTCAACACCTGGCAGGCTGACCTTCAAAGTGAACTTTAAATGTCTCATCTCCAGCTACTCAGAGACGAGGCTCAGGGCATGGTTCACCGAACAGAGTCAAACTCACAAACATGTGTCCGGGTCCAGAGAGTTCATCTTGGGGTACCAGCAGTAGTCATAGACGGTGTCTCCCTCAGCCATCCTCAGAGCTGGACTCTGCCACAGAGTTAAATCAAGTCAGGATCGTAAGGATAGAAACGTTCCTTTAAGAACGAGAAATACGCAATGGCATCACTTAGTGAGATGCGAATGATGAATGGGAGGCCAGAGGACTACACGGCAGATCTTCCTTGTtcagaaattaaatataaaaagccAGGAGCACTAGGTGAGAAATGGAGCAATCAAAGTTCAATTTTCTACCCTTTCGCTAAAGGTCTGCGATCTCTGTAATGGAATAAAATGGACTgtatttcaattgtttttgctCACTGATCCCAAGCTATGAGCTtgtaatgtaattaattaaGACATCAACTCACTACTTATTTCCAAAAACCTTAATGCTTAAACGTTTATTCTAACTTACATCCTCAGCAAAGCATTTCAAAATTCTGGGTTTAAATGATTGAAATGTTTAATTAGTTCTTAGTTGATTGTAACAACAGAGACAATCACCAATTCACTGACAGCGTCTGCATAAAAAAGGTCAGACAAGGCTCAACAGTTTGATGATCTTTTCTGTACAGGAAATTACTTTAGAtgtttgaaagaaattaaaacttTTTATAAAGCTCTATGCTACAAACAATGAACAGATGAAGAATGACAAGTAAGAGTTAGTAACTCAACTTCTATTATACTCTGCTTTTCAGAACAAGAGACTTTTCcaattaaaaaacataattaaagcAGCATTCCACAGATTCACTTTATTTAGAATTCACTTTACAAGATTAGACATCTCAGAAACCTAATAGAGAAAAAGGTATTCTCAAAcgagaatttttaaaatctgtattAAAGCACACTGAAGGTTCGTGTATGTAACAAGCCAATCAAAGATTTACCGTCAATGTTCTACTctcttgcatttcttttttaaaaacacagacaataaaagactttacaaattaattttggctccctaactttttttttaatgtagtcaaaaatatttctgtcacAACAACTTTGTTCCTGCCAGTGAGTTTTTTGTGTCATATTTGTAATCTTAAACCACAAACCGGTCCCCAGCAGGAATCAGTAGTTACAGTAGTCACAGAGTAAAGTTTATTACAGATAAATgtccatttcatttaatttgatgtCTTAAAGGGTTCAAATGTAAAGGGTTATGTTGGTTAGTCTGAGTATTCAGATGGATATTTCTTGGCAGCACATTTTTATAGGATATTATGTAGTCTTTTgtagtcttttaaaaaaagactacaGTTCTGACATTCCATTCCATTTTAAATGACTCATCATAAATCAAAACTGGCTGAAGACTGTGTAAATTAGATTTGAGATCTGATGAGCTGTCATGGGATGCTCTGCCTTTGGGGAATGACCAACATGCACATAACAATTAAGCTGTTGCCAGCTTctcacgttttttttttctccccaagTGTGCATTGTACCTGGAACTCATCAATTATGCTacgcaaataaaataataacaatgattgTTTGCGTAATTTCAACTGTCACGCCTAGACAATATAATGTCAAGGATTTTTGGTATGCTGCCAATGTTCAATTAGCCTTACTCATTCTTTCATCTGCAAAAACAGTAACCTTTGTGTGTGCTAACCATCTCAGGAAGCAAGTCCCAGTTGTAGCTGTAAATTTCTGGGGGAACGTTGAACACACGGAGCACATTGTCTGCGCTGTTCGTCAGGATACAGGAACCATCAGGGGCCCTAGTTTGGATAAAGAAAGATACGGGGGAACAATATGGTGATATACTAACAGTGACAAACTGAGAACAACTTGTACATAGGATGGTGGTCTTCCTCTCAGAAGCGACGTCTGGCATGAGCAATCGTGACAATTCTAAAAACACCACATTAGGAGGCAAGACAATTATCTTGACTGGCATTGGCCAGACTGCTCCCCGTTTTAAACATCCCTGCTGTCCTAAATGgctttttttgctttaaacCCATCTTTGAGCTCTGCAGCTGATGTCTGGATTTTCATTTAACTGGTCTGTAATGCAGTCCTCTGGTACACAGATCATGGCTGTCTGCTGTAAGAATTGTCAATCGTCTCTGTCAAGTGCAGGCTCCCATTGCAACTTGATGGTTAACCTCTTTTCGTAACGTGTCAGCATCTTATGGTGAGTCGTGTCTGGTGATTGTGGCAACCGTGGTGAAATGGCCCGCCGGAtcatttttaattacagtactaTTAAGAACTGGCCCGCAGATGACCCGCACATGACCCCGATGTTTTGCACAGACCAAAACAACATTCCCCACACACCAAAACAATTTAGTcactcccctcctcaaaaacGGCTAAAAGACAGGTGGATGCAGAGAGCAGGGGGTTttaagccaggtgggagtcagaatTTATGATCAAAGAGGTAAAAGGAAAACCTGAGTGTCTTCTGCCAAGTTTACACGTTTCATCCCCaacacaatgccccagctgtgCATCCAAGCTGCTCGGACGCTTTATGTTTTGTAGCACAGACCTGTGTGGACAactgttctctctgatgaagctgaacaaaacatcacaccgGAGCCGtctgataaacaccttcactccatcctgaggatttcctcagctcagagcctgaccccaAACATTTATGAACTTGTACAAAAGATGAGACATTATCAAAGatcagggtcagcctcagacaagtgagcatcagACAACAGCAGTAACGTATTTCAGTTttaaagtcaagtcaaattttttcatttgtttctacaagacacGTCTCTttgaagtattgttttgtctgtgtgccatagatttttaatttatttatatgtatttgaGTTGAACGGACTGAGGggaaattgcagataagagccatgagaaaggatacaactggttttttttattttcatattttaaagcagtgattggtaggattgtagagcagcacaaaaatgtactttttttgcacaataaagCATTATTATTGTATATGCACAATATTATTGTTCATGCAATAATGCACGCACAATAGTGTATTTTCGGTTTACAATgcattgaatttcatttatgcatttatcttgatactaaggaacatattttgtttttgaaggacatttacttttttgctgttggCTGTTGAAAAGGTTTCTCCTTGAAGTTACTGATGGAGCTGTAagaaaatattgatttatttatttaatcatcaaataatatacactttgttagctcttggttcagtaGGCTATATTCATTTGAATATGTTTTAACAAACACTGAACCAGTCCAGCCCTCGGCTTgtagaaaatttgttttttcggccctccgtgtatttgactttgacacccctgctctaggGGAACTTCTAGTGGCAGCAAGGTTAAGAAAATTGAGTCCAGCCTTTGCCGTGCTTGATCAGAGTCAACGCTCTTGAAAAGACGAGCAGCTCCGTTGGTGAAGAGGCAGAGAAGGACAGATTCGCTCTTCCCCCtaagaaaaaaagtcaacctGTAGGAGTTATGGAAATGGTTTTCTGGGGGATGTCTTCCATGCCCTTGGACTCCTCAGATATAAAGTTGCTCTCTCAAATGTATGCTGCTGCAGGCAGTGGCAAGATTAGGGAATTGCTTGTGATTATTGTGCGTGCGTTCTGTTTGCACTCAACCGACAACTTCTGGAAGCTGAAGTTGGGCCCCAACTCTGCTTTTGTGCTGAAGGTTAGCAAATCTTCTTCTATAGGCTGCCTGACACTGGAGCTGATTCCAGTCCACCAACAGCTTTTAGCAGAGGTCAAACTAAATTCATTCTGTCCTGTAAGAGCCTCATGTATCTTTCTGGATGGGACTAATGGGTTTAAGAAACGTAACTACCGCTTGCCAGTGTCTGTAGCACTGGGTGGTGAAAAGCCTGCAACAACCCAGTCCTCAGAATGGTTTCAGTATCTGCACTTCTTAGCTGTCAGCTAGAATTGAAAAAAAGTCTAAGCTGAAAGTCAGGACGTCTGAAACCCTTACAAGAAATCCAGTTGCATTAGACTTAAACTTCAAAGACTGGCATGAGAATTGACATCAACTCTTGACAACAAGTATCAGCGTCCAGTTGGACAGTCCAGTGTTGGCGTTTGGTTTGCTCCTGGTTAGTTTGGTTGTTTAACACACTTGGACAAGGACTTTTTGCACATCTGACTCTTGTATTATGTGAATCTTCTTTTATGTAAAGACAAATTTAGTGGGGTTGAAACAACCTTCATGAAGTGTTCGGGGACATTTCTGCCAGAGGCAACAAAGTCGATGTACACACCTTCACAGAGTGTGACCTGAgtgtaataaatattatttatgaatgtgtttcatcCCAATGGAAGGCTGTTCCAAGTCAAGGTATTATGGGCTTcagtgaacatcaatttaatttaaaagtggGTCAAATCTCTACTAGTGAGATATCAAAAAGTTTGAAAGACAATGTCTGATTACAGGACAGTGATGCTTCTCTAAAAACCAAGTGAAGTTTCTTACAACAGTCTTTTTTGAATGAGTGGAAGAAGTATGGCTGGtactggtgggggggtggagtgaATGTTCTGAAGAAAATGATACTAATAGGTGTGTCTCCTCTCAGATGTGGTGGTATTTAATCATAGTCTTGTTTTCATGACGTTTTATACTGAACACTTTACAAAAGTTCATCCCACAAATCACATTaactttgaaaataaattaccaTTTGCAGCCTTTGAGGTAATTCTCTGGGAATCTCGAGTACTCAGACCACGACCCAGTCAGCATTTGGGGGTTCTGGGTGAAATCTAGGCCAAGGCTGGaagcaggaaaaacagaaagggAAATGTTCAGTTCATGAGTTTAAAAAGGTGAATCACACTTTAACAAATTAAGTGTAAAATGAGGTCACAAAGTTGATTGACTGAATATGATCATAACTGACATTTATACTAAGAATTTGTTTAAATTGACCAGAAACTGAGGAACATCCTATTCTTTGGGGGGGAAagctatttttttaatttagtttttatttagtatactttagtaatcccgaagggaaattaagagcacactctagtttgaacaaacacatgcataaatatatgttagtatgtacagACCCCTGTCACACACaatggggcctgtaggcatgcaggggaggtagagtggcgggcagctcctacacggtgcgccccaaatgagcaactttgtaAAGAGGGACGGCGCCTtgttcaagggcgcctcggcagtgctccggaggtgaggtgacaccccccactgtcagctcacactccagtcGGCTGGGCgagagcgggaattgaaccgccgatctttggaacattggacgaccagCTTTACCGCTCcgccgctttaccactgagccactgtgttaaatgtattaaatgttaaatgtgtcaACTTAGTTGATATGAAAATCAGAGGTGAATTAGACTATTTAATGGATAGTATTGAGCTGTTCCATTTATAGTGTTGCTACACAACCAATATAATCAAGAATTCGATTTGgtcttattacatcccgcttcaaagcggtgatgtattgtaattgtcagcgtttgtgtgttcttcgGTTCgcccgtctgttagtccaccaaatatcttcgcaaccgcaggaagaaagatgaaacaaaaagcacattactcaggcggcaaaggggatgaaaatgagacgtgaccttgagaaaactgggtcaaggtcaaatttgagcttttgtacactcaggaactagataagatagaaggccagcgtgagtaagaccatagatcaaagctactg is from Antennarius striatus isolate MH-2024 chromosome 23, ASM4005453v1, whole genome shotgun sequence and encodes:
- the wrap53 gene encoding telomerase Cajal body protein 1 isoform X2, which translates into the protein MSDSTGGGESGSTSGQDAEADSEPPLRVPPLRGDDSFEVEETSEEGAPPSAKRARMNEEDQALEEGAKPVNMHGDTSAQASLQQEDEVTATEREGEQRKEEADEGENEGPVSGGGEKECHQNGEAEHDTHGEEGEMKPAEVHSSNGSADSPSEVHHLGLDFTQNPQMLTGSWSEYSRFPENYLKGCKWAPDGSCILTNSADNVLRVFNVPPEIYSYNWDLLPEMSPALRMAEGDTVYDYCWYPKMNSLDPDTCFLASSSRDNPVHLWDAFYGDVRASFRPYNHLDELTAAHSLCFSPDGTQLYCGFDKTVRVFYTDRPGRDCEERPTIVKKQGQSGIISCFGFSPCQSVYACGSYSRCAGLYSCQDGTLLALLPTRHHGGLTHLLFSPDGNYLYTGGRKDPEMLCWDLREPGKVVFSLKRNVSTNQRIYFDLDQSGRYLLSGDTEGVVSVWDTQTAPLDGEEELLQPQLQFQAHWDCTNGISVHPFMPLLATSSGQRQFPWPGDSDGDSASEGEGGEVVMSPQETRQDNTLSLWWAGPLGTPAEGAQDQSPAAEEACGATAAV
- the wrap53 gene encoding telomerase Cajal body protein 1 isoform X1, which encodes MSDSTGGGESGSTSGQDAEADSEPPLRVPPLRGDDSFEVEETSEEGAPPSAKRARMNEEDQALEEGAKPVNMHGDTSAQASLQQEDEVTATEKGEGEQRKEEADEGENEGPVSGGGEKECHQNGEAEHDTHGEEGEMKPAEVHSSNGSADSPSEVHHLGLDFTQNPQMLTGSWSEYSRFPENYLKGCKWAPDGSCILTNSADNVLRVFNVPPEIYSYNWDLLPEMSPALRMAEGDTVYDYCWYPKMNSLDPDTCFLASSSRDNPVHLWDAFYGDVRASFRPYNHLDELTAAHSLCFSPDGTQLYCGFDKTVRVFYTDRPGRDCEERPTIVKKQGQSGIISCFGFSPCQSVYACGSYSRCAGLYSCQDGTLLALLPTRHHGGLTHLLFSPDGNYLYTGGRKDPEMLCWDLREPGKVVFSLKRNVSTNQRIYFDLDQSGRYLLSGDTEGVVSVWDTQTAPLDGEEELLQPQLQFQAHWDCTNGISVHPFMPLLATSSGQRQFPWPGDSDGDSASEGEGGEVVMSPQETRQDNTLSLWWAGPLGTPAEGAQDQSPAAEEACGATAAV